The following are encoded together in the Gopherus evgoodei ecotype Sinaloan lineage unplaced genomic scaffold, rGopEvg1_v1.p scaffold_98_arrow_ctg1, whole genome shotgun sequence genome:
- the FAM3A gene encoding protein FAM3A isoform X1, translating into MRLAGPLRVVVIILTAGLTWILVSLLLGTQSGFSRLQQLLSSPENLPTAVSGWGSSAVPLQASTAPSGRAGARSRQNKPRPRRYKCGLPQPCPEQHLAFRLVSGAANVIGPKICLEDKMLMSSVKNNVGRGLNIALVNGVNGDLIDVRFFDMWAGDVNELLKFIRTLHEGTLVFVASYDDPATKMNEETRRIFSELGSSVAKELGFRDSWVFVGAKGVQDKSPFEQHTKNSKSTNKYEGWPEALEMEGCIPQRKADGQ; encoded by the exons ATGAGACTGGCAG GTCCCCTACGCGTGGTGGTGATCATCCTCACTGCTGGGCTCACCTGGATCCTCgtcagcctcctgctgggcaccCAGAGTGGCTTCTCtcgcctccagcagctcctcagca GTCCTGAGAACCTCCCCACGGCAG TGTCAGGCTGGGGCAGCTCGGCTGTGCCCCTTCAGGCCAGCACCGCCCCCTCAGGCAGGGCgggagccagaagcagacagAACA agCCGCGGCCCAGGAGGTATAAGTGTGGCCTCCCGCAGCCCTGCCCCGAGCAGCATCTTGCCTTCCGCCTGGTCAGCGGTGCCGCCAACGTCATCGGGCCCAAGATCTGCCTGGAGGATAAAAT GCTAATGAGCAGCGTGAAGAACAATGTGGGGCGGGGCCTGAACATCGCCCTGGTGAATg GGGTCAATGGGGATCTCATTGATGTCAGGTTCTTCGACATGTGGGCTGGAG ACGTCAACGAGCTGCTGAAATTCATTCGGACGCTGCACGAGGGAACCCTGGTGTTCGTGGCCTCATACGACGACCCAGCCACCAA GATGAACGAAGAGACGCGGAGGATTTTCAGCGAGCTCGGCAGCAGTGTGGCCAAGGAGCTTGGATTCCGCGACAGCTGGGTCTTCGTGGGGGCCAAGGGGGTGCAGGACAAAAGCCCCTTTGAGCAG cacaccAAGAACAGCAAGAGCACCAACAAGTACGAAGGCTGGCCGGAGGCGCTGGAGATGGAGGGCTGCATCCCCCAAAGAAAGGCTGATGGCCAGTGA
- the FAM3A gene encoding protein FAM3A isoform X2 codes for MRLAGPLRVVVIILTAGLTWILVSLLLGTQSGFSRLQQLLSSPENLPTAEPRPRRYKCGLPQPCPEQHLAFRLVSGAANVIGPKICLEDKMLMSSVKNNVGRGLNIALVNGVNGDLIDVRFFDMWAGDVNELLKFIRTLHEGTLVFVASYDDPATKMNEETRRIFSELGSSVAKELGFRDSWVFVGAKGVQDKSPFEQHTKNSKSTNKYEGWPEALEMEGCIPQRKADGQ; via the exons ATGAGACTGGCAG GTCCCCTACGCGTGGTGGTGATCATCCTCACTGCTGGGCTCACCTGGATCCTCgtcagcctcctgctgggcaccCAGAGTGGCTTCTCtcgcctccagcagctcctcagca GTCCTGAGAACCTCCCCACGGCAG agCCGCGGCCCAGGAGGTATAAGTGTGGCCTCCCGCAGCCCTGCCCCGAGCAGCATCTTGCCTTCCGCCTGGTCAGCGGTGCCGCCAACGTCATCGGGCCCAAGATCTGCCTGGAGGATAAAAT GCTAATGAGCAGCGTGAAGAACAATGTGGGGCGGGGCCTGAACATCGCCCTGGTGAATg GGGTCAATGGGGATCTCATTGATGTCAGGTTCTTCGACATGTGGGCTGGAG ACGTCAACGAGCTGCTGAAATTCATTCGGACGCTGCACGAGGGAACCCTGGTGTTCGTGGCCTCATACGACGACCCAGCCACCAA GATGAACGAAGAGACGCGGAGGATTTTCAGCGAGCTCGGCAGCAGTGTGGCCAAGGAGCTTGGATTCCGCGACAGCTGGGTCTTCGTGGGGGCCAAGGGGGTGCAGGACAAAAGCCCCTTTGAGCAG cacaccAAGAACAGCAAGAGCACCAACAAGTACGAAGGCTGGCCGGAGGCGCTGGAGATGGAGGGCTGCATCCCCCAAAGAAAGGCTGATGGCCAGTGA
- the FAM3A gene encoding protein FAM3A isoform X3: MRLAGPENLPTAVSGWGSSAVPLQASTAPSGRAGARSRQNKPRPRRYKCGLPQPCPEQHLAFRLVSGAANVIGPKICLEDKMLMSSVKNNVGRGLNIALVNGVNGDLIDVRFFDMWAGDVNELLKFIRTLHEGTLVFVASYDDPATKMNEETRRIFSELGSSVAKELGFRDSWVFVGAKGVQDKSPFEQHTKNSKSTNKYEGWPEALEMEGCIPQRKADGQ, from the exons ATGAGACTGGCAG GTCCTGAGAACCTCCCCACGGCAG TGTCAGGCTGGGGCAGCTCGGCTGTGCCCCTTCAGGCCAGCACCGCCCCCTCAGGCAGGGCgggagccagaagcagacagAACA agCCGCGGCCCAGGAGGTATAAGTGTGGCCTCCCGCAGCCCTGCCCCGAGCAGCATCTTGCCTTCCGCCTGGTCAGCGGTGCCGCCAACGTCATCGGGCCCAAGATCTGCCTGGAGGATAAAAT GCTAATGAGCAGCGTGAAGAACAATGTGGGGCGGGGCCTGAACATCGCCCTGGTGAATg GGGTCAATGGGGATCTCATTGATGTCAGGTTCTTCGACATGTGGGCTGGAG ACGTCAACGAGCTGCTGAAATTCATTCGGACGCTGCACGAGGGAACCCTGGTGTTCGTGGCCTCATACGACGACCCAGCCACCAA GATGAACGAAGAGACGCGGAGGATTTTCAGCGAGCTCGGCAGCAGTGTGGCCAAGGAGCTTGGATTCCGCGACAGCTGGGTCTTCGTGGGGGCCAAGGGGGTGCAGGACAAAAGCCCCTTTGAGCAG cacaccAAGAACAGCAAGAGCACCAACAAGTACGAAGGCTGGCCGGAGGCGCTGGAGATGGAGGGCTGCATCCCCCAAAGAAAGGCTGATGGCCAGTGA
- the FAM3A gene encoding protein FAM3A isoform X4, producing MRLAGPENLPTAEPRPRRYKCGLPQPCPEQHLAFRLVSGAANVIGPKICLEDKMLMSSVKNNVGRGLNIALVNGVNGDLIDVRFFDMWAGDVNELLKFIRTLHEGTLVFVASYDDPATKMNEETRRIFSELGSSVAKELGFRDSWVFVGAKGVQDKSPFEQHTKNSKSTNKYEGWPEALEMEGCIPQRKADGQ from the exons ATGAGACTGGCAG GTCCTGAGAACCTCCCCACGGCAG agCCGCGGCCCAGGAGGTATAAGTGTGGCCTCCCGCAGCCCTGCCCCGAGCAGCATCTTGCCTTCCGCCTGGTCAGCGGTGCCGCCAACGTCATCGGGCCCAAGATCTGCCTGGAGGATAAAAT GCTAATGAGCAGCGTGAAGAACAATGTGGGGCGGGGCCTGAACATCGCCCTGGTGAATg GGGTCAATGGGGATCTCATTGATGTCAGGTTCTTCGACATGTGGGCTGGAG ACGTCAACGAGCTGCTGAAATTCATTCGGACGCTGCACGAGGGAACCCTGGTGTTCGTGGCCTCATACGACGACCCAGCCACCAA GATGAACGAAGAGACGCGGAGGATTTTCAGCGAGCTCGGCAGCAGTGTGGCCAAGGAGCTTGGATTCCGCGACAGCTGGGTCTTCGTGGGGGCCAAGGGGGTGCAGGACAAAAGCCCCTTTGAGCAG cacaccAAGAACAGCAAGAGCACCAACAAGTACGAAGGCTGGCCGGAGGCGCTGGAGATGGAGGGCTGCATCCCCCAAAGAAAGGCTGATGGCCAGTGA
- the SLC10A3 gene encoding P3 protein: MAQVLPLLLLLLGCWAQLARGQQAGRYLSMGDGSTLEFDFPERSRGIMVVSSHYPGAKRTAGGTQLSAASLAPTVLTVENVSTLCCGAGGFVVAIRSGPAGLAPLRLRLLDQHQLVEERGEFRVRVLPGEEPEHPGLGHFSENPLLYALLPLIFINKCAFGCKVELEALRDLACQPQPVLLGILGQFVAMPLYGYLMSLAFALPKALALGLVVTCSSPGGGGGYLYSLLLGGDVTLAISMTLLSTVAAAGLMPLSSALYGRLLSAHQSLHVPFAKILATLLFIAVPISAGLLVKCKLPRVARLLLLLIKPFSFALILGGLFMAYHMGAFILADVRSPVVLAGLSVPLFGLLLGYLLAACLRLPGPHRRTVSIEVGVQNSLLALAVLQLSFHRRQADYASQAPFVVALSSTAEMLLLVLGHLLYKKLRPPDSP; the protein is encoded by the coding sequence ATGGCACAGGTCCTgccactcctgctgctgctgctgggctgctgggcccagctggccagggggcagcaggctggCAGGTACCTGAGCATGGGCGATGGCAGCACCCTGGAATTCGACTTCCCTGAGAGGAGCCGGGGCATCATGGTAGTGTCCAGCCACTACCCGGGTGCCAAGAGGACGGCGGGTGGTACCCAGCTTAGCGCTGCCTCACTTGCGCCCACCGTGCTGACGGTGGAGAACGTCAGCACcctgtgctgtggggcggggggcttTGTGGTGGCCATTCGCTCGGGCCCGGCTGGGCTGGCGCCACTCCGGCTGCGCCTGCTGGACCAGCACCAACTGGTGGAGGAGCGGGGCGAGTTCCGGGTGCGGGTGCTGCCGGGCGAGGAGCCGGAGCACCCAGGGCTGGGCCACTTCTCGGAGAATCCGCTGCTCTAcgccctcctgcccctcatcTTCATCAACAAGTGTGCCTTTGGCTGCAAGGTGGAGCTGGAGGCGCTACGGGACCTGgcatgccagccccagcctgtcctcctGGGCATCCTGGGCCAGTTCGTTGCCATGCCCCTCTACGGCTACCTCATGTCACTGGCCTTCGCCCTGCCCAAGGCGTTGGCACTAGGGCTGGTCGTCACCTGCTCCTCGCCGGGTGGGGGTGGCGGGTACCTCTACAGCCTCCTGCTGGGCGGGGACGTCACCCTGGCCATCTCCATGACGCTGCTGTCCACGGTGGCGGCTGCCGGGCTGATGCCGCTCTCCTCAGCACTCTACGGGCGGCTGCTGAGCGCCCACCAGAGCCTGCACGTGCCCTTCGCCAAGATcctggccacgctgctcttcATTGCAGTACCCATCTCGGCCGGCCTGCTGGTGAAATGCAAGCTGCCCCGGGTcgcccgcctgctgctgctgcttatcaAGCCCTTCAGCTTCGCCCTCATCCTGGGTGGGCTCTTCATGGCCTACCACATGGGGGCGTTCATTCTGGCAGACGTGCGGTCCCCTGTGGTGCTGGCTGGGCTGAGTGTGCCCCTTTTTGGCCTCCTTCTGGGCTACCTCCTGGCCGCCTGCCTTCGGCTGCCGGGCCCACACCGCCGGACGGTTAGCATCGAAGTGGGAGTGCAGAACAGCCTGCTGGCCCTGGCGGTCCTGCAGCTCTCCTTCCACCGCCGGCAGGCTGACTACGCCTCTCAAGCCCCCTTCGTGGTGGCGCTGAGCAGCACAGCCGAGATGCTACTGCTCGTGCTGGGTCATCTTCTCTATAAGAAGCTGCGGCCGCCAGACAGCCCCTGA
- the UBL4A gene encoding ubiquitin-like protein 4A: MLPGGGRSIPVSSRVSMVPLKGPLRGCAAAMLLTVKALQGRGCSLQVSPDEHVSTLKRLVSEKLNVPVSQQRLLFKGKALADEHRLSDYSIGPESKLNLVIKPPEKPSPEELGHRGPPPPFSTIWHPLGQVLARHFSTADAEKVLEQLQKDYERSLRLLSLDDIERLATRLLHPEVADAMEMGFLD; this comes from the exons ATGCTGCCTGGCGGCGGCCGCTCTATCCCGGTGTCCTCCCGGGTGTCTATGGTGCCGTTAAAGGGGCCGCTCCGGGGCTGCGCGGCCGCGATGCTGCTCACGGTGAAGGCTTTGCAGGGCCggggctgcagcctgcag GTCTCTCCGGATGAGCACGTCAGCACCCTGAAGCGCCTGGTCTCAGAGAAATTGAACGTCCCAGTCTCTCAGCAGCGGCTGCTTTTCAAGGGCAAGGCCCTGGCAG ATGAGCACCGGCTCTCGGACTATTCCATTGGCCCAGAGTCCAAGCTGAACTTGGTAATCAAGCCGCCGGAGAAGCCTTCCCCCGAGGAGCTGGGACACAGGGGACCCCCGCCACCATTCTCGACCATCTGGCACCCGCTGGGCCAGGTCCTGGCACGGCACTTCAGCACGGCCGATGCGGAGAAGGTgctagagcagctgcagaag gaTTATGAGCGGAGCCTTCGCCTGCTGAGCCTGGACGATATTGAGCGGCTGGCCACGCGGCTGCTGCACCCGGAGGTGGCTGATGCGATGGAGATGGGATTCCTGGACTAG
- the LAGE3 gene encoding EKC/KEOPS complex subunit LAGE3, whose amino-acid sequence MAEMEEAGAAATALGFTLSIPFPSPLEAQIAHGSLAPDPEPRKGGISKELTVTESFLHVHWKADEARILRVSISSFLDHLSLVIETMEMFGPPVPR is encoded by the exons ATGGCCGAGATGGAAGAAGCTGGAGCAGCCGCGACTGCGCTGGGCTT caccttgAGCATCCCATTTCCATCCCCCCTGGAGGCCCAAATCGCTCATGGCTCCCTGGCCCCCGATCCTGAGCCCCGCAAGGGGGGGATCAGCAAAGAACTGACGGTGACTGAGAGCTTCCTACATGT GCACTGGAAAGCAGATGAGGCCCGGATCCTGCGTGTTTCCATCAGCTCCTTCCTGGACCATCTCTCCCTGGTGATAGAGACCATGGAGATGTTCGGGCCACCGGTACCCCGCTAG